A genomic window from Streptomyces sp. 846.5 includes:
- a CDS encoding methyltransferase domain-containing protein: MPTTAEQAKQSAQRKADIAHGFDLVADVYGAPDSGAFVHRLGTGLVRRARLRPGDRVLDLGCGRGAVLFAAAEAVGPDGYAVGIDLSPGMVHATAAEIGARRLRNLVVRVDDAEDPGFPTGSFEAVLAGLMLFITPDPAAVLASAHRLLAPGGRFAMTSFGPADPAWERPVRAALAFAEPQQSVAEWSTNKGGNGLLDTPGQIIDLLRQAGFGDIETEDQEDVADYRNPEHWWASVWNSGRRAALLELIPDERREDAKKAAFVELDSLTAAADGCLTRRSVIRYTTATRI; encoded by the coding sequence ATGCCGACGACAGCAGAGCAGGCCAAGCAGTCAGCACAGCGCAAGGCAGACATCGCCCATGGATTCGACCTGGTCGCCGATGTGTACGGCGCCCCGGACTCAGGCGCGTTCGTCCACAGGCTGGGGACGGGGCTGGTGCGCCGGGCCCGGCTGCGTCCGGGCGACCGTGTGCTCGACCTCGGCTGCGGCCGCGGCGCGGTGCTGTTCGCCGCGGCCGAGGCGGTCGGGCCGGACGGCTACGCGGTGGGGATCGACCTCTCCCCCGGGATGGTGCACGCCACCGCCGCCGAGATCGGCGCCCGGCGGCTGCGGAACCTGGTGGTCCGGGTCGACGACGCCGAGGACCCCGGCTTCCCGACCGGCTCCTTCGAGGCGGTGCTGGCCGGCCTGATGCTGTTCATCACCCCGGACCCGGCCGCCGTGCTGGCCTCGGCGCACCGGCTGCTGGCACCCGGCGGCCGGTTCGCCATGACCAGCTTCGGCCCGGCCGACCCGGCCTGGGAGCGCCCGGTGCGCGCCGCCCTCGCCTTCGCCGAACCGCAGCAGTCGGTGGCAGAGTGGTCCACCAACAAGGGCGGCAACGGCCTGCTGGACACCCCCGGGCAGATCATCGACCTGCTCCGGCAGGCCGGCTTCGGCGACATCGAGACCGAGGACCAGGAGGACGTCGCCGACTACCGGAACCCGGAGCACTGGTGGGCCTCGGTCTGGAACAGCGGACGCCGGGCGGCCCTGCTGGAGCTGATCCCGGACGAGCGGCGCGAGGACGCGAAGAAGGCCGCCTTCGTCGAGCTCGACTCCCTGACAGCCGCTGCCGACGGCTGCCTGACCCGCCGTTCGGTGATCCGCTACACCACCGCGACCAGGATCTGA
- a CDS encoding recombinase family protein: MTSEATPTPVPAKALPRVRTRKGVTANASGLRAAIYVRLSRETEETTSPERQRAACEQLCKARGWDVVFVEEDIDVSGFSKGLDRPGLQRILGRLAEIDVVVFFKIDRLARSTVDFAEIMRITEAETVALASASEPLDLTSSMGRAMAKVIAVFAELESETIGMRVSSAHEHLRREGRWTGGKVPYGYRVIDNPDGAGRVLAINPEERDLLHRVVKRVIDRESIMSIVRWLNEEGIPSPGHESRYTKGMRSKSARWYTATLQQVLRNPQLLGYVIEDGKPILTTDGLPLQARTPVLDMDTWQALQDELERRKQPTERRQAGTSLLRGILHCGVCGYRMYTFTVKGLTRYRCIGRLKKAHYGGQTDCVGISIAGAGTEAFVVAEFLKKFGAMPVVRLVEHAGEDFRPQVRQAQEALKDLETDRYDRGLFKGDDGAVRYAAQYGRLEERLAMLQERQRNAVPAGVERVPTGQTHGELWASADTAGKRELLLNAGAYVEVSPAKRVSRILDTTRIAPYFGELGEMRRADAEGRDPGAVIREMVARDLEL; the protein is encoded by the coding sequence GTGACCAGCGAAGCAACGCCCACACCCGTACCAGCCAAAGCACTGCCCCGTGTGCGCACCCGGAAGGGTGTGACCGCGAACGCCTCGGGACTGCGTGCCGCCATCTATGTTCGCCTATCGCGGGAAACGGAGGAGACCACTTCGCCGGAGCGGCAGCGCGCAGCCTGTGAGCAACTGTGCAAGGCACGTGGTTGGGATGTCGTGTTCGTGGAGGAGGACATCGACGTCTCCGGGTTCTCCAAGGGCCTGGACCGTCCCGGGCTCCAGCGCATCCTTGGCCGTCTCGCTGAGATCGACGTCGTCGTGTTCTTCAAGATCGACCGGTTGGCACGGTCCACGGTGGACTTCGCCGAGATCATGCGGATCACGGAGGCTGAGACCGTCGCCCTGGCGTCGGCGTCCGAACCGCTGGACCTCACGTCGTCCATGGGCCGGGCCATGGCCAAGGTCATTGCCGTCTTCGCTGAGCTGGAGTCCGAGACGATCGGGATGCGCGTCTCCAGCGCCCATGAGCACCTGCGGCGGGAAGGCCGCTGGACCGGCGGGAAGGTCCCCTACGGCTACCGGGTCATCGACAACCCGGACGGCGCGGGCAGGGTGCTCGCCATCAATCCGGAGGAGCGGGACCTTCTGCACCGGGTCGTGAAGCGGGTGATCGACCGCGAGTCGATCATGTCCATCGTCCGCTGGCTGAACGAGGAGGGCATCCCTTCGCCGGGGCATGAGTCCCGCTACACCAAGGGCATGCGGTCGAAGTCGGCGCGCTGGTACACCGCCACACTTCAGCAGGTACTCAGGAATCCGCAGCTGCTCGGGTACGTGATCGAGGACGGCAAGCCGATCCTCACGACCGATGGGCTTCCGCTACAGGCGCGGACACCGGTCCTGGACATGGACACCTGGCAGGCGCTCCAGGACGAGTTGGAGCGGCGAAAGCAGCCGACCGAGCGACGTCAGGCAGGGACCTCGCTGCTCCGGGGCATCCTGCACTGCGGCGTCTGCGGGTACCGGATGTACACCTTCACGGTGAAGGGGCTGACCCGATACCGGTGCATCGGCCGGTTGAAGAAGGCGCACTACGGCGGGCAGACCGACTGCGTCGGCATCTCCATCGCTGGCGCGGGGACGGAAGCGTTCGTGGTCGCGGAGTTCCTGAAGAAGTTCGGGGCCATGCCGGTCGTGCGCCTGGTGGAGCACGCGGGGGAGGACTTCCGGCCGCAGGTCCGTCAGGCACAGGAAGCCTTGAAGGACCTGGAAACCGACCGGTACGACCGTGGGTTGTTCAAGGGCGACGACGGTGCGGTTCGCTACGCAGCGCAGTACGGACGGCTGGAGGAGCGGTTGGCGATGCTGCAAGAGCGGCAGCGCAACGCCGTGCCCGCCGGGGTCGAGCGGGTGCCCACCGGACAGACGCACGGGGAGCTGTGGGCCAGCGCGGACACGGCAGGCAAGCGGGAATTGCTGCTGAATGCCGGAGCGTACGTTGAGGTCTCCCCGGCCAAGAGGGTGAGCCGCATTCTCGACACAACCCGGATCGCTCCCTACTTCGGCGAGTTGGGCGAGATGCGCCGCGCCGACGCGGAGGGCAGGGACCCGGGGGCAGTCATCCGCGAGATGGTTGCCAGGGACCTGGAGTTGTAG
- a CDS encoding recombinase family protein — translation MTTTQHLIGYKRVSTSAQDAKLQANALADAGCFRTFEDKASGKNADRAGLMAAMDFLREGDTLCVWKLDRLGRSTKDVLTIAEDLHARGISLRILTGTLAGSYSPSGEGKFFFTMMVAFAELERDMIVERTRAGLIAAKAQGRTGGRPSVMDADKLAAAKARRSKGESVTAVAKALGVSRATLYRALEE, via the coding sequence ATGACGACGACACAGCACCTCATCGGTTACAAGCGGGTCAGCACCAGCGCGCAGGATGCGAAGCTCCAGGCGAACGCTCTCGCCGACGCCGGTTGCTTCCGGACGTTCGAAGACAAGGCGTCCGGCAAGAACGCCGACCGAGCGGGCCTCATGGCCGCGATGGACTTCCTGCGGGAGGGCGACACCCTCTGCGTCTGGAAGCTTGACCGGCTGGGACGCTCCACCAAGGACGTGCTGACGATCGCCGAGGATCTGCATGCCCGTGGCATCTCGCTGCGCATCCTCACGGGCACGCTGGCCGGTAGCTACTCGCCTTCCGGAGAGGGCAAGTTCTTCTTCACGATGATGGTTGCGTTCGCCGAGCTGGAGCGGGACATGATCGTTGAGCGCACCCGCGCTGGTCTCATCGCTGCCAAGGCGCAGGGGCGTACCGGCGGTCGCCCGTCCGTGATGGACGCCGACAAGCTTGCCGCTGCCAAGGCTCGACGGTCCAAGGGTGAGAGCGTGACGGCGGTTGCCAAGGCGCTGGGAGTGAGCAGGGCGACGCTGTACCGGGCTCTGGAGGAGTAG
- a CDS encoding helix-turn-helix transcriptional regulator produces the protein MTFDPEELGQSKTDLASTLRELRKRAGLTGDRLAQRCAMSQSKISKIETGRVTPSIVDVERILRAVDAPAGMVQEVTALARMANTEWQDVRASWRRGLEKRQSELAALENEARQLRYFLPAMITGLLATPEYARASLEHAPGDTSKAVARKLERQAVLYDSSKSFTFILTEQAVKWTVVQSHAMAVQIDRLASLSHVPNIRLGVIPYGTLVPRGPMNTFTVYDDRLATVETFTGRIVFQDARDIAQHLDLFAEYEALAMFGEPAREQLSEWSTIFRR, from the coding sequence GTGACTTTTGATCCAGAGGAGTTGGGGCAGTCAAAAACTGACCTGGCTTCAACGCTCAGGGAGCTTCGAAAGCGGGCCGGTCTCACTGGAGATCGGCTCGCTCAGCGTTGTGCCATGAGCCAAAGCAAGATTAGTAAAATCGAGACTGGGCGGGTCACCCCGAGCATTGTCGACGTTGAGCGCATCCTCCGCGCCGTCGATGCACCCGCTGGCATGGTGCAGGAGGTCACCGCGCTTGCCAGGATGGCGAACACGGAGTGGCAGGATGTTCGGGCCTCCTGGCGTCGAGGACTTGAGAAGCGGCAGTCAGAGCTAGCTGCGCTGGAGAACGAGGCGCGGCAGCTGAGGTATTTCCTGCCCGCGATGATTACCGGGCTGCTGGCCACTCCCGAGTATGCGAGAGCGAGCCTTGAGCATGCCCCGGGCGATACGTCCAAGGCAGTGGCCCGCAAACTTGAGCGGCAAGCAGTATTGTATGACAGCTCAAAGTCATTCACCTTCATTCTCACCGAGCAAGCGGTGAAGTGGACGGTAGTGCAGTCGCACGCGATGGCGGTGCAGATCGACCGGCTGGCTTCGCTGTCCCACGTCCCCAACATCCGACTTGGTGTTATTCCGTACGGAACGCTTGTCCCGCGTGGTCCAATGAACACCTTTACCGTCTATGACGACAGGCTTGCGACGGTTGAGACTTTCACGGGCCGCATCGTCTTCCAAGATGCCCGAGATATCGCGCAACACCTTGACCTCTTCGCTGAATATGAAGCGCTTGCCATGTTCGGGGAACCGGCACGGGAGCAGCTTTCGGAGTGGTCCACTATCTTTCGCCGATGA
- a CDS encoding helicase C-terminal domain-containing protein, with the protein MSSRRNGGARATAPVPRTLAEELRARPDEGLAGLLRARPDLLHPVPSDLTQLSTRLSTRASVVRALERLDQFTLQTAEALAVAPDGCSYATLLGLLTGTVPDDDTPVKAVTAALAGALATLRAQALVWGGADQLRLVRTARDVLSPTNGGPGPTGLGPTYAEATATASSGSGAPLSPGRLQEILADAGLPATHDPVSAVAALADLFQDRPRAAALLAEAPPGVKDVLRRLMWGPPYGASPPRPVRAADARTPVEWLQARGILLPAGRENVVLPREVSLYLRGGRAHRTVEPLPPPVTAAAVHDPQQTDRTAAAQAFTAVRTVEEVLDLWSTEAPAVLRTGGLGVRELRRTATALERTEQETAFWLELAYGAGLLAADGETSERWAPTPLFDEWLRQPVPERWLLLARTWLASTRIAALVGSRDAKDKVLAALGNDLDRPVAPELRLAVLEVLAGLPPGSAAAPGSLRAHLRWRSPLRGASLRDRLVDWTLPEAEQLGLTGRGALAGHARRLLDGEDPLPVLAPLLPEPLDHVILQPDLTAIAPGPLHTALAQTLAVAADIESKGGATVYRFTPASVRRALDAGRSADELHAFLAQHSRTPVPQPLSYLVDDVARRHGVLRVGAASSYLRCDDDSLLNELLADRRAVQLRLRRLAPTVLAAQVDPTTLLTQLRAMGFAPAAESAEGDVLIARADALRTPPRSAPVPVTDGPPPVPEGLLTAAVKAVRAGDRAATAVQPASGPADALADTPPAPAALPRTTAAETLAALQAATLIGDRVWIGYVNADGAASQRVVEPKQVGGGFVTAYDHLREEVRTFSLHRITGVAELTGEAASGS; encoded by the coding sequence ATGAGCAGTCGAAGGAACGGCGGGGCCAGAGCAACCGCACCGGTGCCGCGCACCCTGGCCGAGGAACTGCGGGCGCGGCCCGACGAGGGCCTGGCCGGGCTGCTGCGGGCGCGGCCCGATCTGCTGCACCCGGTGCCCAGCGACCTCACCCAGCTGTCGACCCGGCTGTCGACCCGGGCCTCGGTGGTGCGGGCGCTGGAGCGGCTGGACCAGTTCACCCTGCAGACCGCCGAGGCCCTCGCGGTGGCCCCGGACGGCTGCTCCTACGCGACCCTGCTCGGCCTGCTCACCGGCACCGTCCCGGACGACGACACCCCGGTGAAGGCCGTCACCGCCGCACTCGCCGGCGCGCTCGCCACGCTGCGCGCCCAGGCGCTGGTCTGGGGCGGCGCCGACCAGCTGCGGCTGGTCCGCACCGCCCGCGACGTGCTCTCGCCGACCAACGGCGGGCCCGGCCCGACCGGCCTCGGCCCGACCTACGCGGAGGCCACCGCGACGGCATCGTCCGGCTCAGGGGCTCCGCTGTCACCCGGACGGTTGCAGGAGATCCTGGCCGACGCCGGACTGCCGGCCACCCACGACCCGGTCAGCGCCGTCGCGGCACTGGCCGACCTGTTCCAGGACCGTCCCCGCGCCGCCGCGCTGCTGGCCGAGGCCCCGCCCGGGGTCAAGGACGTGCTGCGCCGGCTGATGTGGGGCCCGCCCTACGGTGCGTCACCGCCGCGCCCGGTCCGGGCCGCGGACGCCCGTACCCCGGTGGAGTGGCTGCAGGCGCGCGGAATCCTGCTGCCCGCCGGGCGTGAAAATGTCGTGCTGCCGCGCGAGGTGTCGCTCTACCTGCGCGGGGGGCGCGCGCACCGCACCGTCGAGCCCCTGCCGCCGCCGGTCACCGCGGCCGCCGTCCACGACCCGCAGCAGACCGACCGCACCGCCGCGGCCCAGGCCTTCACCGCCGTCCGCACCGTCGAGGAGGTCCTCGACCTGTGGAGCACCGAGGCCCCGGCCGTGCTCCGCACCGGCGGCCTGGGCGTGCGCGAGCTGCGCCGGACCGCGACAGCCCTGGAGCGCACCGAGCAGGAGACCGCCTTCTGGCTGGAACTCGCCTACGGCGCGGGACTGCTCGCCGCCGACGGCGAAACGTCAGAACGCTGGGCGCCGACGCCGCTGTTCGACGAGTGGCTGCGGCAGCCCGTCCCGGAGCGCTGGCTGCTGCTGGCCCGCACCTGGCTGGCGTCCACCCGGATCGCCGCCCTGGTCGGCAGTCGCGACGCCAAGGACAAGGTGCTGGCCGCCCTCGGCAACGACCTGGACCGCCCGGTCGCCCCCGAGCTGCGCCTCGCCGTGCTGGAGGTGCTCGCCGGGCTGCCGCCCGGGTCCGCCGCCGCTCCCGGCTCGCTGCGCGCGCACCTGCGCTGGCGCTCCCCGCTGCGCGGAGCCTCGCTGCGGGACCGGCTGGTCGACTGGACCCTGCCCGAGGCCGAGCAGCTCGGCCTCACCGGCCGGGGCGCGCTGGCCGGCCACGCCCGCCGGCTGCTGGACGGCGAGGACCCGCTGCCGGTGCTGGCGCCGTTGCTGCCGGAGCCGCTGGACCACGTCATCCTGCAGCCCGACCTGACCGCCATCGCACCGGGCCCGCTGCACACCGCCCTGGCGCAGACCCTGGCCGTCGCCGCCGACATCGAGTCCAAGGGCGGCGCGACCGTCTACCGCTTCACCCCGGCCTCGGTGCGCCGCGCGCTGGACGCCGGCCGCAGCGCCGACGAACTGCACGCCTTCCTGGCCCAGCACTCACGCACCCCGGTCCCGCAGCCGCTCAGCTACCTGGTGGACGACGTGGCCCGGCGGCACGGCGTGCTGCGGGTCGGCGCTGCGTCCTCCTATCTGCGCTGCGACGACGACTCCCTGCTGAACGAGCTGCTGGCGGACCGCAGGGCGGTCCAGCTGCGGCTGCGGCGGCTCGCCCCAACCGTGCTGGCCGCGCAGGTCGACCCGACCACGCTGCTGACCCAGCTGCGGGCGATGGGGTTCGCGCCGGCGGCCGAGTCCGCCGAGGGCGATGTGCTGATCGCCCGTGCGGACGCGCTGCGCACGCCCCCGCGCAGCGCCCCGGTCCCGGTGACCGACGGGCCGCCGCCGGTGCCCGAGGGGCTGCTGACGGCCGCGGTGAAGGCGGTCAGGGCCGGCGACCGCGCGGCCACGGCCGTGCAGCCGGCCTCCGGCCCCGCCGACGCCCTGGCCGACACCCCGCCCGCCCCCGCCGCGCTGCCGCGGACCACCGCCGCCGAGACCTTGGCCGCGCTCCAGGCGGCCACCCTGATCGGCGACCGGGTCTGGATCGGCTACGTCAACGCGGACGGCGCCGCCAGCCAGCGCGTGGTGGAGCCCAAACAGGTGGGCGGCGGCTTCGTGACCGCCTACGACCATCTGCGCGAGGAGGTGCGGACGTTCAGCCTGCACCGGATCACCGGTGTGGCGGAGCTCACCGGCGAGGCGGCGTCCGGTTCCTAG
- a CDS encoding DUF6879 family protein, whose protein sequence is MLLAGSRWREFFDSMECEAFRLETLPVYRVPQEEDAVRRFLAGEPLPLSATQGWTTRIQGYADSGRKVRRVHVLTRPLTDYLRFEFEHYRHNVAAGEDIRILDITEVPNPGLPDQDFWLFDESRVVLMNYEADGTQIDREILEGDPGLYREWRRIALESSVPFLEYLKEYG, encoded by the coding sequence GTGCTCTTGGCTGGTAGCCGCTGGCGAGAGTTCTTCGACTCGATGGAGTGCGAGGCTTTCCGGCTCGAAACCCTTCCGGTGTACCGGGTGCCGCAGGAGGAAGACGCGGTTCGTCGCTTCCTCGCCGGTGAACCGTTGCCCCTTTCTGCAACGCAGGGTTGGACGACCCGAATCCAGGGTTACGCGGATTCTGGGCGCAAGGTTCGACGTGTGCACGTCCTCACTCGGCCGCTGACCGACTATCTTCGATTCGAGTTCGAGCACTACAGGCATAATGTCGCAGCCGGTGAAGACATCCGCATCCTGGACATCACGGAGGTCCCGAATCCTGGCTTGCCGGATCAGGATTTCTGGCTCTTTGACGAATCCCGTGTCGTCCTGATGAACTACGAGGCAGACGGAACGCAAATCGACCGCGAGATCCTGGAAGGCGACCCGGGCCTTTATCGGGAATGGCGGCGGATTGCACTTGAATCCTCGGTGCCGTTCCTGGAGTACTTGAAAGAGTACGGGTGA
- a CDS encoding DNA repair helicase XPB has protein sequence MSCLIVQSDKTLLLETGHPLADECRRVIAPFAELERAPEHVHTYRVTPLGLWNARAAGHDAEQVVDALVTYSRYPVPHALLVDIADTMARYGRLTLSKHPVHGLVLTSNDRPVLEEVLRSKKIIPLVGSRLDPDTVAVHPSERGQIKQVLLKLGWPAEDLAGYVDGEAHPIELDQNGWSLRPYQQQAVEGFWHGGSGVVVLPCGAGKTLVGAAAMATAKATTLILVTNTVSARQWKHELVKRTSLTEDEIGEYSGTRKEIRPVTIATYQVMTTKRKGVYSHLEVFDSRDWGLIVYDEVHLLPAPVFKFTADLQARRRLGLTATLVREDGREGDVFSLIGPKRFDAPWKEIEAQGYIAPADCVEVRVTLTDSERLAYATAEPEERYRFCATTASKRRVTQALVEKHRGIPTLVIGQYIDQLDELGEALDAPVIKGETSNPQREKLFDAFRNGEITVLVVSKVANFSIDLPEATVAIQVSGTFGSRQEEAQRLGRVLRPKADGHTAHFYSVVARDTIDQDFAAHRQRFLAEQGYAYRIIDADDVLAGDDV, from the coding sequence GTGTCCTGCTTGATCGTCCAATCCGACAAGACCTTGCTGCTGGAGACCGGCCATCCACTGGCCGACGAATGCCGCCGGGTCATCGCACCTTTCGCCGAGCTGGAGCGGGCGCCCGAACACGTCCACACCTACCGGGTCACCCCGCTGGGGCTGTGGAACGCACGGGCCGCGGGGCATGACGCCGAGCAGGTCGTGGACGCGCTGGTGACGTACTCGCGCTACCCGGTCCCGCACGCGCTGCTGGTGGACATCGCCGACACCATGGCCCGCTACGGGCGGCTCACCCTGTCCAAGCACCCGGTCCACGGACTGGTGCTGACCAGCAACGACCGTCCGGTGCTGGAGGAGGTGCTGCGCTCCAAGAAGATCATCCCGCTGGTCGGCTCGCGACTGGACCCGGACACCGTCGCCGTGCACCCGTCCGAGCGCGGGCAGATCAAGCAGGTGCTGCTCAAGCTCGGCTGGCCGGCCGAGGACCTGGCCGGCTATGTGGACGGCGAGGCGCACCCGATCGAGCTGGACCAGAACGGCTGGTCGCTGCGCCCCTACCAGCAGCAGGCGGTCGAGGGCTTCTGGCACGGCGGCTCCGGCGTGGTCGTGCTGCCCTGCGGGGCAGGCAAGACCCTGGTCGGCGCTGCCGCGATGGCCACCGCCAAGGCCACCACCCTGATCCTGGTCACCAACACCGTCTCGGCCCGCCAGTGGAAGCACGAGCTGGTCAAGCGCACCTCGCTGACCGAGGACGAGATCGGCGAGTACAGCGGGACCAGGAAGGAGATCCGCCCGGTCACCATCGCCACCTACCAGGTGATGACGACCAAGCGGAAGGGCGTCTACTCCCACCTGGAGGTGTTCGACTCCCGCGACTGGGGCCTGATCGTCTACGACGAGGTGCACCTGCTGCCGGCGCCGGTCTTCAAGTTCACCGCCGACCTGCAGGCCCGCCGCCGCCTCGGCCTGACCGCGACGCTGGTCCGCGAGGACGGCCGCGAGGGCGACGTGTTCTCCCTCATCGGCCCCAAGCGCTTCGACGCCCCGTGGAAGGAGATCGAGGCCCAGGGCTACATCGCCCCGGCCGACTGCGTCGAGGTCAGGGTCACCCTCACCGACAGCGAGCGGCTCGCCTACGCCACCGCCGAACCCGAGGAGCGCTACCGCTTCTGCGCGACCACCGCGTCCAAGCGCAGGGTCACCCAGGCACTGGTGGAGAAGCACCGCGGCATCCCCACCCTGGTCATCGGGCAGTACATCGACCAGCTGGACGAGCTCGGCGAGGCCCTGGACGCCCCGGTGATCAAGGGCGAGACCAGCAACCCGCAGCGCGAGAAGCTCTTCGACGCCTTCCGCAACGGCGAGATCACCGTGCTGGTGGTCTCCAAGGTCGCCAACTTCTCCATCGACCTGCCCGAGGCCACCGTCGCCATCCAGGTCTCCGGGACCTTCGGCTCCCGTCAGGAGGAGGCCCAGCGGCTGGGCCGGGTGCTCCGTCCCAAGGCGGACGGCCACACCGCTCACTTCTACTCCGTCGTCGCCCGCGACACCATCGACCAGGACTTCGCGGCGCACCGCCAGCGCTTCCTGGCCGAACAGGGGTACGCCTACCGGATCATCGACGCGGACGACGTACTGGCCGGGGACGACGTCTGA
- a CDS encoding alpha/beta hydrolase-fold protein encodes MRPRTTRRLLTLTVLAATALTALTGCGASAHRTASGSQDAGSGSRAATAPTSPTPAPSPSSTVVSLPTGPKAQLTVSQQTSVGPIYVTTLKGAKSGVSGKVWVWLPPQYNDPTYKDYGFPVITLYSGGSSAGYNTYTDQRQLGIQAADVELAKQGKASPFIMIMPIQNFRDSDWYLQDCSDIPGQPRMATWMGVDIPDFVRANFRTLSSRDGWGVTGASTGGFCSAKLALQFPQTFRAAVPVDGYFIPDSYYWRGHSKEQQANNPQLMVARNTADLDMLLTIGSKEAYGKQVVAAFMNVARKNKPLHLSYYELPHGDHLTSDFKRVIPMTLEFFTQHLLPPTAG; translated from the coding sequence ATGCGCCCACGCACCACCCGCCGCCTGCTCACACTCACCGTTCTGGCGGCGACGGCCCTCACCGCACTGACCGGCTGCGGTGCCTCCGCGCACCGGACCGCCTCCGGCTCACAGGACGCCGGCTCCGGTTCCCGGGCCGCGACAGCTCCCACGTCACCGACCCCGGCCCCCAGTCCGAGCAGCACAGTCGTCTCGCTGCCGACCGGCCCCAAGGCCCAGCTGACGGTCTCCCAGCAGACCTCCGTCGGCCCGATCTACGTCACCACCCTCAAGGGCGCGAAGTCCGGGGTGAGCGGCAAGGTCTGGGTGTGGCTGCCACCGCAGTACAACGACCCGACGTACAAGGACTACGGCTTCCCGGTGATCACCCTCTACTCGGGCGGCTCCAGCGCCGGCTACAACACCTACACCGACCAGCGGCAGCTGGGCATCCAGGCCGCCGACGTGGAGCTGGCGAAGCAGGGCAAGGCCAGCCCCTTCATCATGATCATGCCGATCCAGAACTTCCGGGACAGCGACTGGTACCTCCAGGACTGCAGCGACATTCCGGGCCAGCCGAGGATGGCGACCTGGATGGGCGTGGACATCCCGGACTTCGTCCGCGCCAACTTCCGCACCCTGAGCAGCCGCGACGGCTGGGGCGTCACCGGCGCCTCCACCGGCGGCTTCTGCAGCGCCAAGCTGGCCCTGCAGTTCCCGCAGACCTTCCGGGCCGCGGTCCCGGTCGACGGCTACTTCATCCCCGACTCGTACTACTGGCGCGGCCACAGCAAGGAGCAGCAGGCCAACAACCCCCAGCTGATGGTGGCCAGGAACACCGCCGACCTCGACATGCTGCTGACCATCGGCAGCAAGGAGGCCTACGGCAAGCAGGTCGTGGCCGCCTTCATGAACGTCGCCAGGAAGAACAAGCCGCTGCACCTCAGCTACTACGAGCTGCCCCACGGCGACCACCTCACCTCGGACTTCAAGAGGGTGATCCCGATGACCCTGGAGTTCTTCACCCAGCACCTGCTGCCGCCCACCGCAGGCTGA